The following is a genomic window from Actinomycetota bacterium.
TGATGCGGTAGCTGCGCAGGTCCACACCGCTCCGCTCGATCGCCTCGCGCGCGTTGGCGTCAGGCCGGACGTTGAACGCCACGATCGTGGCGTCCGACGCCTCGGCGAGCGTGACGTCGTTGGCGGTGACCGCACCGACGCCCTTGTGCACGACACGGACCTCCACCAGGCCGTCCAGGTCAGACACGTCGAGTTGGGTGAGGGCGTCGTCGAGCGCCTCGACCGAACCGGACACGTCGCCCTTGATGATCAGGTTGAGCCTGGCAACCTCGCCGCGCTCCACCTCCGCGGCCAGATCCTCCAGCGTCTTGGGACGCTGCTGCTCGACCAACTCCTTGCGGCGCTGGCGTTCGGCGCGACGCTCGGCGATGTCACGGGCCACGCGTTCCTCGTCGGCGACCCGGAACTCGTCGCCGGCCTCGGGGACGTCGTTCCAGCCCAGGACCTGCACGGGGCGGGCCGGTCCCGCCTCGTGGATCGGGCTGCCTTTCTCGTCGAACATGGCACGGACCTTGCCGTCGGCGACCCCGGCGACGACCACGTCCCCGACGTGGAGCGTGCCCGCCTGGACCAGGACGGTCGCCACCGCGCCACGGCCCTTGTCGAGGTGGGCCTCGACCACCCGTCCGCGGGCTTCCTTCCTCGGGTTGGCGCTCAGCTCCATCAGGTCGGCCTGCAGCAGCAGGATCTCCAGGAGCTCGTCGATGCCCTGCTTGGCTTTGGCCGAGACCTGGATGGTCGGCGTGTCCCCGCCGTAGTCCTCGGCGATCAGGCCGTACTCGGTGAGCTGGCCCTTGACCTTGTCCGGATCGGCACCCGGCAGGTCCATCTTGTTGACCGCCACCACGATCGGGACGTTCGCGGCCTTGGCGTGGTTGATCGCCTCGACCGTCTGGGGCATCACACCGTCGTCGGCGGCGACCACCAGCACGGCGATGTCGGTGATCTGCGCCCCGCGGGCCCGCATGGCGGTGAACGCCTCGTGGCCGGGGGTGTCGATGAACGTGATCTGCTTGCCGTCCTTGCGCACCTGGTAGGCGCCGATGTGCTGGGTGATGCCACCGGCCTCACCCGACACCACGTCGGCCTCGCGGATCGCGTCCAGCAGCAACGTCTTGCCGTGGTCGACGTGACCCATCACCGTGACGACCGGGGGCCGCGGCTCGAGGTCGGCCGGGTCATCTGGCTCTTCGATCCCGAACTCGAGCTCCTGCTCGGTCGCGAAGTACACGTCGACGCCGAGCTCGTCGCAGAGGATCTCGACGGTGTCGTCGGGCAGCGACTGCTGCACGGTGACCATCTCACCCATCTGGAACAGCTTCTTGACGAGGGCCGCTCCGGAGAGGTCGAGCTTCTTGGCGAGCTCGTCGACGGTGATGCCCGACAGGACCTCGACGCGCTCGACGTCGGTGGCGAGCGGCTCGTCACGTCGCTGCCGTGGCTGGAAGTCGAGCGCCTGCTCCTGGGGCTGGGTCTTGCGCCCCTTCTTGCGCTTCTTCCCGGCGGGACGGGGCGGTGCGCCCCGCCCGGGCGGGGCGCCGCCGGGGGCGCCGCGCCCGGGCGCCGGCGGGGCCGATGGGGTGGGCGTGCCCGGCGTCCCACGCCCGACCGGCTGGCGGTACGGCGAAGACGGGCGTCCGGGTGCGGCCGGCCGGCCCGGCGCGCCACGCCCGGGCTCGCTGGGACGGCGTGTGGGAGCGGCGCGCACCGGCGGTGGGATCGAGCGGCGCCCCGATCCCTCCTGCGGCAGCCTGGGCTCGACCACGCGACGGGCACGCGGCACCTGCCCCGTGACGGTCGGTGGCGGGGGCGCCCCGGGCATCCGCACGCCAGGCGGGGTGGGACGCGGAGCCTCACCCGCCGGAGCGGGTGGGGGCGGGGCACCGGGCATCCGCGCGGCCGGGGCCTGCGGTTCGGCGGTGGATGTGCGGGCGGCCGGGGCCTGCGGCTCGGGGGCCAGGGCGGGCCCAGGTTCCTCGATGGGCTCGGCCGTCGCCGGTTCTGCGGGGGGTTGCGGCGCCTCGACGGTCGGTGCCGCCGCGGCGGCCACCGCCGCCTCGCCCTGCTCCTGGGCCTCCTGCTGTGCCCGCAAGTGTGGCGGCAGGACCTTGGCAGCCTTCTTCCGCTCCGGCGCACCGACCGCGGACAGGTCGAGCTCAGCCAGCCGCCGTGCCTCCTCCCGGCGACGGCGCTCCTCCTCATCGTCCTCGGTGGTGCGTCGACCCAGCGATTCACGGAACCGCTGGGCGTCACCGAGCGTGATCGACGAGGAGTGGCTGGACGCCTCGATGTCGAGCTCGGCCAGGCGACGCAGGACCTCTTTGTTGGCGAGGCCGGTCTCCCGGGACAGCTCGTAGACTCTGACCGTGTTGCTCACTCGGGATCTCCTCCCGTCCGCACTGCCGCGTCCAGCGCGGCCAATGCGTCCTCAACGTCGTGCAGATCTGCGCCTCTGAGCCCGTGCCGTACGGCACGCGCCCCGCGGCGGGTCGCCGCCGCCACGCAGGCCGGGTCGGGGCACAGGTAGGCGCCCCGGCCGGGAAGGCGCTGACTTTGGTCGACGCGGACACCGGCGGGGTCGCGCACGATCCGCACCAGCTCCTGCTTGGGTCGGGTGCGACGGCACGCGACACACATCCGCATCGGTGTGTGCGACACGGCGGCCTCGTGTCTGCTAACGCGTCGGACTGCTGAACCCTTCCTCACGCGGTCTGGCTCGCCTCGCTGTCCTCGTCGAGGACCCGCTGGCGGGCCGAGTCCGCGGCCTCCTGCGCAGCGGCGATCGCAGCCTGGCCCTCCTCGCTCAGCGGTCGGCCGTACTCGTCCACCAGCCCGGCCTCGAAGGCCTCCTGGAACGCGCGCTGCTCCTCGGCGAACTGCGATTCGTTCTTGATGTCGATCCGCCAGCCGGTCAGACGCGCCGCCAGGCGGGCGTTTTGCCCCTCGCGTCCGATCGCCAGCGACACCTGGTAGTCGGGGACCACCACGATCGCGGTGGCCTCCTCCGGATAGAGGTAGACGTCGGTCACCTTCGCCGGTGACAACGCGTTGGCGACCAGCTCCTCGGGCTCGTCCGACCACGGGATGATGTCGATCTTCTCGAGGCCCGCGTTGTGCAGCTCCTGCATCACCGCCCGCACTCGCGAGCCTTGCGGCCCGACGCACGCTCCGACCGGATCGACCGGCGGGTCGTTGGAGCTGACCCCGACTTTGCTGCGGTGTCCGGCCTCGCGGGCGATGCCGCGGATCTCGACGATCCCCTCCTCGATCTCGGGGACCTCCAACGCGAACAGGGCCGCCACGAACGCCGGGTGCGTGCGCGAGGCCACAATTTGCGCTCCCTTGGGCTGGCGGCGCACCTCGATCACCAGCGCCCGCGCGTGAGTGCCGTGCTGGATGCGTTCGTTGGGGACCTGCTCGCTGTAGGGAAGCAACGCCTGGCTCCGGCCGAGGTCGATGAGCGTGACGTTGCCCTGCTGGGACACCATGCCCGTGACGATGTCGCCCTCACGGCCGACGTACTCGCCGTAGGTCATCTCCCGCTCGGCTTCGCGGAGCCGCTGCAGTAGGACCTGCTTGGCCGTCTGTGCGACGATGCGGCCGAAGTCCGTGGGTTCCTCCCGCCACTCCGAGACGATGTTGCCGTCGTCGTCGAGTTCCTGGGCGTAGAGGACGATCTCGCCCGACCCCCGGTCGACGGCGACGCGGGCCTCGTCGCCGCTGGCCTGGGGCGACCGCTTGTACGCCGACGCGAGCGCCGTCTCGAAGGCTTCCACCACCGTCGCGAAGTCGATGCCCTTCTCACGTTCGATCTGGCGCAGCGCGTCGATATCGACCTTCATCGTTCCTCCTCTACGTCTGCCGGCGCCGTGCGCGCGCAGGTCCCCGTGCCGGTCACCACGGCAGCGCCACCCGCGCGTACTGCACGTCGACCAGCGCCACGGACACCGCGGCGTCGTCGACCTCCAACGTCACCGCCTCGTCGTCCACGGCGACGACCACGCCTGTCAGCTCCGACGGGGACGACGTCTCCGGCCGGGTCACCACCCGCACCGGCCGACCGACGTTGCGCGCGAAGTCCCGGCGGGTGACCAGCGGGCGATCCACTCCGGGGGACGACACCTGCAGGATGTAGCGCCCGGGCACGGTGTCGGTCCGGTCGAGCACCACGCCGATGTCGTGCGACAAGGTCGCGCAGGCTTCCACGTCGACGCCCTGGTCGGCGTCGACCACCAGCCGCACCAGTCGGCTCCCGGGATGACCTTTGACCTCGACGTCGACGAGTTCGAGCTCGGCGGCGGCGGCGAGGGGTTCTGCGAGGTCGCGGACGTGGGCCTCCAGGGCGGTGTCGCGCTGGGCGGCCATCGCCACCTCCTCCCTCTCGTCACGTCGGGGTGCCCTCTCGCACCAACGGCCGGCCCCCGGGGGCCGGCCGTCGCGTGGACGCCTCGTTTCTTCGGTCACCTGCCGGCCACTGATCCGACATGACGGGGCCGGCGGCGAACCGCAGGAAGTGGGCGACGAGTCGCCCACTTCCGAGCGACCCGAGGCTACCAGAGCCGGGGTGGGCCCGCCAGGCTCCGCCCGTCAGCGGTCCTCACAGCGACGCGCGGTGCACCGCCGCGTCGACCGCGAGGGCACTGGCCACCACCAGCGGGGCCACTTCAGGACCGGGATCGCGTGTGATCTGCAGCCGGTAGCGGTCGACCACGCCGGTCGTGGCGGGGACGTCGTCGCGGCCGCGGACGATCACGGCGAGCTCTTCTCCGTCGGCGTCCTGGATGGTGAACGTCTCCTCGTGCCAGGAATCCGCCTCCACCTGGGCGACGGTCTGGTCCCCAGCGTGGATGGTGAGGCGGATCTTGCCGACGATGTTGCGCTGGGCGATCCGCCCCAGCTCCCCGCCCGACCCATCGAGCACGATCAGTTCCGGGGCGAAGCGCCGTCCGGCCCGTTGCAGGGCGAACAGGACCGTGTCGTCGGGGGCGTGGACCACCAGCCGGACCCGCTCGGTCCCCAGGTCGGTGAACAACCGTCCGATCTCGTCGGGGCCGGGTTCACCTTCGAGCCGCACCACCCCCACCGTCTCGCCGTCGCGATCGACGATGTCGTACTGCGTCATCGGGTCGCGCACAGACGTGCGGTGCCGGAAGTCCAGCCGGCCCAAGCGGCCGAGGTCGAGAGTGTCGTCGGCGGTCAACGGCTCACCTCCCCGGGCGTCAGCTGACCACCCGCGTCGCGCCGGAGCCGCGTTCGGCCCGGACCTCGTCGGCCAGTTCGTGGGCGAAGTGGACGAGCGCTTCGACGATGTCCTCCTCGCGGACGGTGGCGATCACCTCACCCTGGCGGATGATCTGTCCCTTGCCACGCCCGGCGGCCACGCCGATGTCGGCCTCCCGCGCCTCGCCGGGGCCGTTGACCACACATCCCATCACCGCCACACGCAGGGGCACGTCGAGGGTCTGCAGCTCGGCCTCGACCGACTCCGCCAGGGTGTACACGTCGACCTCGGCCCGGCCACACGACGGGCAGGCGATCAGCTGCAAGCCTTGCGCTGGGCGCAGGTGCAGCGACTCGAGGATGGCGATCCCGGTCTTGACCTCCTCCACGGGGTCGGCGGACAGCGACACGCGGATGGTGTCGCCGATCCCCTCGGCCAGCAGCGCCCCGATGCCCACGGACGACTTGATGTTGCCGACCTTGGGGGTGCCGGCCTCGGTCACGCCCAGGTGCAGCGGGTAGTCACAGTGCTCCGCCAGCAGACGGTAGGCCTGGATCATCACCCACGGGTCGGAGTGCTTGACCGACACCTTGATGTCGAAGAAGTCGACGTCTTCCAGGAGGCGGGCCTCCCCGACAGCCGCCTCGACCAGAGCCTCGGCGGTGGGACCGCCGTGCTTGTCCAGCAGCCAGTCCTCCAGCGAACCACCGTTCGCGCCGACCCGGATGGGGATGCCTGCGTCAGCCGCCAGGCGGCCGATCAGCGCGACCTTGTCGTGCTTGTGGATCGTGCCGGGGTTGATCCGCACCCCCGCGCACCCGGCCTCGATCGCGCGGACGGCGTACTTCCACTGGAAGTGGATGTCGGCGATCACCGGGATGCGGCTCTTGGCGGCGATCGCTTCCAGGGCGTCGGCGTCGTCCTGACGGGGGCAGGCCACCCGGACGATGTCGCACCCGGCGTTCTGCAACGCCGCGATCTGCTGCAGCGTTGCGTCGATGGCGTGGGTGGGGGCCGTGGTCATCGACTGCACCGACACCGGGGCACCCCCGCCGACCGGGACGGAACCGACGTTGATGCGTCGGCTGGCGCGCCGGGCCGGCCCGTCGCCGGAGCGCGCAGGCTGTGCGGGGACGAGGGGGAGTTCGCGGTTCACGCCGACTCCTGAAGGGTCGTGGTTCACGCTACCGCACGCGACCCGGGGGTGGCCGGGTGGCGGCCCGTGACGGAGGCCGCCTGCCAGTGGCCGATCAGTCCGGTAGCCGCAGCGGGTTGGTGATGTCCAGGACGATCAGCGCCAGCGCGACCATCCCGACCAGCACGATCACGGGGATGGCGATCGCTGTGACGGTGCGCGGGTCGACCCGGTAGTCGGCCGGCAGACCACGCAGGCCACGGACGGCGTTCACGCCGCGTTCGACCGCGAGCACCGCAAGGTGGCCGCCGTCCAAGGGCGGGAGCGGGATCAGGTTGAACACGCCGATGAACACGTTGAGCGACGCCAGCAGACCTAGCAGGAAGAACGCCCCCGCGACCGCGGTGCCCTCGCCGGCGATCATGGTGATGCCGACCAGTGAAGCGCCTCCCTCCAGGCCGCGCTCAGCGCCACCCAACTGGCGGAAGATCGCCCCGATGCCCTCGGGTCCGAAGACGCCGCCCAGGGCCCGGATCGTCCCCACGAACAGGGCCGGGAAGCTGCCTTCGCCGACGAACGTCTCGCGCAGCGCCCCGACCGCGCCCAGGTCCTGGTGCGCGGGGACGAACCCGGCCAGGCCTGTCACCAGCCGTGCGAGCTCATCGAGGGCACCGGCCGGGACGGCGAGGGTCACCTCACCGACGTCGCCGGGCTCGTCGCCGAGCCGCTGCACCGTGACATCGACGGTCCCGCGCGCCCCAGCAGGAGCGATGTCGGCTCGGCCCGAGACCTCCTCGCCGGCGACGCTGAGGATGCGATCGCCGGGCTGCAGACCGGCCTCGGCCAGGACCGAACCCGGCGGCAACTGGCCGACCACCAGCGCGGTCGTCAGGGTCAGCTGACGTCGGGTGCCGTCGCGGTGCTCGACGGTCAGTGTGATCGGTTCGCCGGCGTGGGCTTCGATGCGACCTTTGACGTCGGCGAAGGCCTGCACTGGGTGACCGTTGACCGCGACGATCCGGTCGTCGGCTTGCAGGCCGGCCGCCGCGGCCGGCGACTCGGGCAGGACCTCGCGGACGACCGGAACCGGCTGGATCCCGAACGCCCAGAACGCCACCAGCAGCAGGACGATGGCCTGCAGGAAGTGCATCGTCGAGCCAGCCGCCAGGACCACCCCCCGCTGCCACGCCGGCCGGTCGTGGAAGAAGCGCCCGTCGTCGCCGGACAGGACCCGGTGGCGCAGATCGCCGACCCGGCCGGTGCCTGTCAGGCGCGTCGCTGCGACCGCCGTGAAGGCACGGGCGGTCTCGGCAGCGCTGGCGTCGGAGCTCACCCGCCGGCGGGTGTCGGTGACCAGCGCCTCGCGCTCGGCGGGCGGGACGCCGCGCCGTGCGAGCTCCCCGTCGAGGCGCTCCCACGTCCCGGCAGGCACCGCCGGGACCTCGTGGAGCGGTCGGTGCTCGGTCTCGGCGGTGGCGCGTCGGTCGGCGGCGATGGCGTCGTGGTCGAACACCGCGTCCGCGATCGGCCGCTGCCGCGATTCGCCGATCGACATGCCCGCGATCCGGACGAACCCGCCCAGCGGGAACCACTTCACGCCGTACTCGGTCTCGCCACGGCGCGTGGACCACAACGTGGGCCCGAACCCGATGAAGAAGCGCTCGGCACGCATGCCGAACCAGCGGGCGGTCACGAAGTGACCCCATTCATGCAGACCGATCGCGATCGTCACCGCGATCACGAACAGCACGCTGCCGATCCAGGTCGCCACTTGTTCCTTCTCTGTGCTCGGTGACGCCTCGCCGGCGGCGACGCGCGTTGCTGGCCGAGAGCCTGGGGTCGCCCGCTACCGCGCGGTGGCGCGGCACAGTTCGTCGGCGCAGGCGCGCGCCCAGCTCTCGGCGTGGAGAACGTCGCCGAGGGTGAAGTTCGTTCCCTGCCCGTGGCCGCGGTGCCGGTCGAGGACCTGCTCCACCACCCGATCGATGTCCAGGAACCCGATGCGCCCGTCGAGGAAGGCCGCCACCGCCTGTTCGTTGGCGGCGTTGAGCACCGCCGGGAACGTGCCACCGAGCCGGCCGGCCTCCTCGGCGATGGACAGCAGCCGGAACGTGTCGCGGTCCACGGGCTCGAACTGCAGCTGTGTGGCCCGTCCCCAGTCGAGGGTCGCCGGCGCGTGCGGCAGCCGGCGTGGCCACCCCAACGCGAGCTGGATCGGCAGCCGCATGTCGGGTGGCGACAGCTGCGCGAGCGTGGACCCGTCGATGAACTCCACCATCGAGTGCACCACCGACTGTGGGTGGACCACCACGTCCAGGGCGTCCCATGGCACGGCGAACAGCAGGTGGGCCTCGATCAGCTCCAGGCCCTTGTTCATCAGGGTGGCGGAGTTGACCGTGATCACCGGGCCCATGTCCCAGGTGGGGTGCGCGAGCGCGTCGTCGGGGGTGACGCCGACGAGGTCGTCGCGGCCGCGCCCACGGAAGGGGCCACCGCTGGCGGTGAGCACCAGGCGGGCGACCTCGTGGCGTGCCCCGCCGCGGAGGCACTGCGCGAGGGCCGAGTGTTCGCTGTCCACCGGGACGATCGCGTCAGGTCGGCCGTCAGCGGCCCGCACGACCAGCGGCCCGCCGACGATGAGGCTCTCCTTGTTGGCCAACGCGACGGTGTGGCCGGCTTCGAGCGCTGCGAGCGTGGGCAGCAGGCCCTGCGAACCGACCACCCCGTTCAGCACCACGTCGGCCGATGCGAGCGCGGCCAGCTCGGCGACGCCGTCCAGTCCACTGCGCACCCGCGCGGTCGGGAGTGCGTCGCGGAGCCGGGCGGCGGCGACAGGATCCGCGACGGCCAGCTCGTCGACACCGAAGGCTTGCGCCTGCGCCGCCAGCCGGTCGCCGTCGGACCGGGCGGCCAGACCCACCACCTCGAAGCGGTCGGCGTGGGTGCGCACCACGTCGAGCGCCTGCGTCCCGATCGATCCGGTCGATCCGAGCACGACCACGCGTCGGCGAGTCACGACCGCCCCCTGCGGGTCACGCACCGCCCTCAACCGACCAGGATCAAGGCGTAGTACCCGGCCGGCAGCGCGAACAGCAGCGAGTCGATCCGGTCGAGGACGCCACCGTGCCCGGGGATGATCCGCCCGAAGTCCTTCACGCCGAGGTCGCGTTTGAGCAGTGACTCGGTGAGGTCGCCCACCACCCCGACCGCCGCGACGATCACGGCGAACAGGAACGCCGTGACGGGATCGAACAGCTGGCCGGTCCCCAGCAACGGCAACGCAACCGCAGCCACGACCCCGGCCACCGCCATCCCGCCGAGGACCCCCTCCCAGGTCTTGCCGGGGCTGACCGACGGGGCGACCTGGCGGCGGCCGAACGACGTCCCCACCACG
Proteins encoded in this region:
- the dxr gene encoding 1-deoxy-D-xylulose-5-phosphate reductoisomerase; this translates as MTRRRVVVLGSTGSIGTQALDVVRTHADRFEVVGLAARSDGDRLAAQAQAFGVDELAVADPVAAARLRDALPTARVRSGLDGVAELAALASADVVLNGVVGSQGLLPTLAALEAGHTVALANKESLIVGGPLVVRAADGRPDAIVPVDSEHSALAQCLRGGARHEVARLVLTASGGPFRGRGRDDLVGVTPDDALAHPTWDMGPVITVNSATLMNKGLELIEAHLLFAVPWDALDVVVHPQSVVHSMVEFIDGSTLAQLSPPDMRLPIQLALGWPRRLPHAPATLDWGRATQLQFEPVDRDTFRLLSIAEEAGRLGGTFPAVLNAANEQAVAAFLDGRIGFLDIDRVVEQVLDRHRGHGQGTNFTLGDVLHAESWARACADELCRATAR
- the nusA gene encoding transcription termination factor NusA, yielding MKVDIDALRQIEREKGIDFATVVEAFETALASAYKRSPQASGDEARVAVDRGSGEIVLYAQELDDDGNIVSEWREEPTDFGRIVAQTAKQVLLQRLREAEREMTYGEYVGREGDIVTGMVSQQGNVTLIDLGRSQALLPYSEQVPNERIQHGTHARALVIEVRRQPKGAQIVASRTHPAFVAALFALEVPEIEEGIVEIRGIAREAGHRSKVGVSSNDPPVDPVGACVGPQGSRVRAVMQELHNAGLEKIDIIPWSDEPEELVANALSPAKVTDVYLYPEEATAIVVVPDYQVSLAIGREGQNARLAARLTGWRIDIKNESQFAEEQRAFQEAFEAGLVDEYGRPLSEEGQAAIAAAQEAADSARQRVLDEDSEASQTA
- the infB gene encoding translation initiation factor IF-2, with amino-acid sequence MSNTVRVYELSRETGLANKEVLRRLAELDIEASSHSSSITLGDAQRFRESLGRRTTEDDEEERRRREEARRLAELDLSAVGAPERKKAAKVLPPHLRAQQEAQEQGEAAVAAAAAPTVEAPQPPAEPATAEPIEEPGPALAPEPQAPAARTSTAEPQAPAARMPGAPPPPAPAGEAPRPTPPGVRMPGAPPPPTVTGQVPRARRVVEPRLPQEGSGRRSIPPPVRAAPTRRPSEPGRGAPGRPAAPGRPSSPYRQPVGRGTPGTPTPSAPPAPGRGAPGGAPPGRGAPPRPAGKKRKKGRKTQPQEQALDFQPRQRRDEPLATDVERVEVLSGITVDELAKKLDLSGAALVKKLFQMGEMVTVQQSLPDDTVEILCDELGVDVYFATEQELEFGIEEPDDPADLEPRPPVVTVMGHVDHGKTLLLDAIREADVVSGEAGGITQHIGAYQVRKDGKQITFIDTPGHEAFTAMRARGAQITDIAVLVVAADDGVMPQTVEAINHAKAANVPIVVAVNKMDLPGADPDKVKGQLTEYGLIAEDYGGDTPTIQVSAKAKQGIDELLEILLLQADLMELSANPRKEARGRVVEAHLDKGRGAVATVLVQAGTLHVGDVVVAGVADGKVRAMFDEKGSPIHEAGPARPVQVLGWNDVPEAGDEFRVADEERVARDIAERRAERQRRKELVEQQRPKTLEDLAAEVERGEVARLNLIIKGDVSGSVEALDDALTQLDVSDLDGLVEVRVVHKGVGAVTANDVTLAEASDATIVAFNVRPDANAREAIERSGVDLRSYRIIYEAIEDIERALKGMLGPEVREVVLGEAEVREIFRVPRAGFVFGCMVTDGEVRRGSSVRVVREGVVVADDRVESLRRFKDDVREVSAGYECGIGLARFQDVKSGDVLEVYEAREVERV
- a CDS encoding YlxR family protein; amino-acid sequence: MRMCVACRRTRPKQELVRIVRDPAGVRVDQSQRLPGRGAYLCPDPACVAAATRRGARAVRHGLRGADLHDVEDALAALDAAVRTGGDPE
- a CDS encoding ribosome maturation factor RimP, which translates into the protein MAAQRDTALEAHVRDLAEPLAAAAELELVDVEVKGHPGSRLVRLVVDADQGVDVEACATLSHDIGVVLDRTDTVPGRYILQVSSPGVDRPLVTRRDFARNVGRPVRVVTRPETSSPSELTGVVVAVDDEAVTLEVDDAAVSVALVDVQYARVALPW
- the ispG gene encoding flavodoxin-dependent (E)-4-hydroxy-3-methylbut-2-enyl-diphosphate synthase, whose amino-acid sequence is MNRELPLVPAQPARSGDGPARRASRRINVGSVPVGGGAPVSVQSMTTAPTHAIDATLQQIAALQNAGCDIVRVACPRQDDADALEAIAAKSRIPVIADIHFQWKYAVRAIEAGCAGVRINPGTIHKHDKVALIGRLAADAGIPIRVGANGGSLEDWLLDKHGGPTAEALVEAAVGEARLLEDVDFFDIKVSVKHSDPWVMIQAYRLLAEHCDYPLHLGVTEAGTPKVGNIKSSVGIGALLAEGIGDTIRVSLSADPVEEVKTGIAILESLHLRPAQGLQLIACPSCGRAEVDVYTLAESVEAELQTLDVPLRVAVMGCVVNGPGEAREADIGVAAGRGKGQIIRQGEVIATVREEDIVEALVHFAHELADEVRAERGSGATRVVS
- a CDS encoding RIP metalloprotease, with the translated sequence MATWIGSVLFVIAVTIAIGLHEWGHFVTARWFGMRAERFFIGFGPTLWSTRRGETEYGVKWFPLGGFVRIAGMSIGESRQRPIADAVFDHDAIAADRRATAETEHRPLHEVPAVPAGTWERLDGELARRGVPPAEREALVTDTRRRVSSDASAAETARAFTAVAATRLTGTGRVGDLRHRVLSGDDGRFFHDRPAWQRGVVLAAGSTMHFLQAIVLLLVAFWAFGIQPVPVVREVLPESPAAAAGLQADDRIVAVNGHPVQAFADVKGRIEAHAGEPITLTVEHRDGTRRQLTLTTALVVGQLPPGSVLAEAGLQPGDRILSVAGEEVSGRADIAPAGARGTVDVTVQRLGDEPGDVGEVTLAVPAGALDELARLVTGLAGFVPAHQDLGAVGALRETFVGEGSFPALFVGTIRALGGVFGPEGIGAIFRQLGGAERGLEGGASLVGITMIAGEGTAVAGAFFLLGLLASLNVFIGVFNLIPLPPLDGGHLAVLAVERGVNAVRGLRGLPADYRVDPRTVTAIAIPVIVLVGMVALALIVLDITNPLRLPD